In Streptomyces sp. NBC_00878, a single window of DNA contains:
- a CDS encoding aldo/keto reductase, giving the protein MQTRTVGDVQVGAIGLGGMPMSIEGRPDEQRSVATIHAALEAGVTLIDTADAYHRDAHEVGHNESLIARAVAEYGGETSDVLIATKGGHLRPGDGSWTLNGSPEYLKKACDASLERLGVEAIGLYQFHRPDPRVPYAESVGAIRDLLDAGKIRFAGISNANPDQIRLANEILGGRLVSVQNQFSPAFRSSEPELELCAELDIAFLPWSPLGGISNAGALGSRFAVFADVAQAHGVSPQQVCLAWMLAKAPVVIPIPGSSRPETIRDSVAAAELKLSAEEQALLDAA; this is encoded by the coding sequence CGACGAGCAGCGTTCGGTGGCGACCATCCACGCCGCCCTGGAGGCGGGCGTCACGCTCATCGACACGGCGGACGCCTACCACCGGGACGCGCACGAGGTCGGTCACAACGAGTCCCTGATCGCCCGCGCGGTGGCCGAGTACGGCGGCGAGACCTCGGACGTGCTGATCGCGACGAAGGGCGGTCACCTGCGTCCGGGCGACGGCTCGTGGACGCTGAACGGCTCGCCGGAGTACCTGAAGAAGGCCTGCGACGCGTCGCTGGAGCGGCTCGGCGTCGAGGCCATCGGGCTCTACCAGTTCCACCGGCCGGACCCGAGGGTCCCGTACGCGGAGTCGGTCGGGGCGATCCGCGATCTGCTGGACGCGGGCAAGATCCGCTTCGCCGGGATCTCCAACGCCAATCCGGATCAGATCCGGCTGGCCAACGAGATCCTCGGCGGCCGACTGGTGAGCGTGCAGAACCAGTTCTCGCCCGCCTTCCGTTCCAGCGAGCCGGAGTTGGAGCTCTGCGCGGAACTGGACATCGCGTTCCTGCCGTGGAGCCCGCTGGGCGGGATCTCGAACGCCGGAGCGCTGGGTTCGCGCTTCGCGGTGTTCGCGGACGTGGCGCAGGCGCACGGGGTGAGCCCGCAGCAGGTGTGCCTGGCGTGGATGCTCGCGAAGGCGCCGGTGGTGATCCCGATCCCGGGTTCCTCCCGCCCGGAGACCATCCGCGACTCGGTCGCGGCGGCGGAGCTGAAGCTGTCGGCGGAGGAGCAGGCCCTCCTCGACGCGGCGTGA
- a CDS encoding ABC transporter codes for MIALLRYQAALLLRSQRWLPPVLLYAAVLGIGVQTDQPVLDSLGFTAAAVLPVAAWIVRICATNEPPAARSCVGAAVGPARAHLACLLVAFGAAALLGVVVTLVVAVISDPASTDHRTPIPVVPAGGAGLLATLACALLGTAVGALTTRPLLRSTGRAVPAMLITAVLALVVTGSPARTAVTALVTGSQDGVVPAPVLPLFIAGATAAAAIAAACALTTRRD; via the coding sequence GCTCCTGCTGCGCTCTCAGCGCTGGCTGCCGCCGGTCCTGCTGTACGCGGCTGTCCTGGGTATCGGCGTCCAGACGGACCAGCCGGTGCTGGACTCGCTCGGTTTCACGGCTGCCGCGGTGCTCCCCGTCGCGGCCTGGATCGTACGGATCTGCGCCACCAACGAGCCGCCCGCGGCCCGGAGTTGTGTGGGGGCGGCGGTCGGGCCCGCGCGGGCGCATCTCGCCTGTCTGCTCGTCGCGTTCGGGGCGGCGGCGCTGCTCGGGGTGGTGGTGACGCTCGTCGTGGCCGTGATCAGCGACCCGGCGAGCACCGACCACCGGACGCCCATACCCGTCGTACCGGCGGGCGGCGCCGGACTGCTCGCCACGCTCGCCTGTGCCCTGCTCGGCACGGCCGTCGGAGCGCTCACGACCCGGCCGTTGCTGCGGTCGACGGGCCGGGCGGTCCCCGCGATGCTGATCACGGCGGTGCTCGCGCTGGTGGTGACGGGGTCACCGGCCCGTACGGCGGTCACCGCCCTGGTGACGGGTTCGCAGGACGGGGTCGTACCGGCGCCGGTGCTGCCACTGTTCATCGCGGGAGCGACGGCAGCGGCGGCCATCGCCGCGGCCTGCGCACTCACCACCCGCCGGGACTGA